A genomic segment from Roseibium algicola encodes:
- a CDS encoding methyl-accepting chemotaxis protein — MTSSFTLFNATIASGVALVGGAATVVCALLGLTMATVLCGAIVMLAMLFALTAVHRTRRGLVAATEVCNQIGWGNFEVRAKDYTEAGEVRELMTSMNHMIDRTDAFLREAAASMTAIENNRYYRRIQPGGLNGSYLQNAEIMNTAIETIKGRVGAFRQSTDSFESQISQIAQSLMASAEQMTGTAEEMETSAVSNSEVVTAIADAADLTAENVNAAASAADHLSSTASEISGQIERSIEIARAAVIQVTQGQDKANSLRTSAEAIGEIIDLISSIADQTNLLALNATIEAARAGEMGKGFAVVAAEVKELATQTAKATQEITQSLEEVDAASRDTAQSFDTISKTITEIESITTMISNASVKQAEATQAIQENVTNTVACTNKVTGIVDGVAQNAATTHAASKTVLSSAESMSSNAGQLTEAVAAFFKSLKKGPLDQQDSEAA, encoded by the coding sequence ATGACGAGCTCATTCACACTCTTTAACGCCACGATCGCGTCGGGTGTCGCGCTGGTGGGCGGCGCGGCGACGGTGGTCTGTGCCCTGCTGGGCCTGACCATGGCTACGGTCCTCTGTGGCGCCATCGTCATGCTGGCCATGCTGTTCGCGCTGACCGCGGTGCATCGGACCCGGCGGGGGCTTGTGGCTGCGACAGAGGTCTGCAACCAGATCGGCTGGGGCAACTTCGAGGTGAGGGCCAAGGATTACACCGAAGCCGGTGAAGTCCGTGAGCTGATGACCTCCATGAACCACATGATCGACCGGACGGACGCCTTCCTGCGTGAGGCTGCCGCTTCGATGACGGCAATCGAGAACAACCGCTACTACCGCCGCATCCAGCCAGGTGGCCTTAATGGCAGCTATCTGCAGAATGCGGAAATCATGAACACGGCCATCGAGACCATCAAGGGCCGGGTCGGAGCCTTCCGCCAGTCGACGGATTCCTTTGAAAGCCAGATCAGCCAGATTGCCCAGAGCCTGATGGCTTCCGCCGAGCAGATGACCGGTACGGCCGAGGAAATGGAAACCTCTGCCGTTTCCAATTCGGAAGTCGTGACCGCCATTGCCGACGCGGCCGACCTGACAGCCGAAAATGTGAATGCGGCAGCATCCGCCGCCGATCACCTGTCCTCGACAGCCAGCGAAATCAGCGGCCAGATCGAACGCTCCATCGAAATCGCCCGTGCTGCCGTTATCCAGGTCACGCAAGGCCAGGACAAGGCAAACAGCCTTCGGACTTCCGCCGAAGCTATCGGCGAGATCATCGACCTGATTTCCTCCATTGCCGACCAGACAAACCTGCTGGCACTCAACGCCACCATCGAGGCGGCCCGTGCCGGTGAAATGGGCAAGGGTTTTGCGGTGGTTGCTGCCGAGGTCAAGGAACTGGCAACGCAGACAGCCAAGGCGACTCAGGAGATCACCCAGTCTTTGGAAGAGGTCGACGCGGCCAGCCGCGATACGGCTCAGTCCTTCGACACGATTTCCAAAACCATTACGGAAATCGAATCCATTACCACGATGATTTCCAACGCCTCGGTAAAGCAGGCGGAAGCGACACAGGCCATACAGGAGAACGTGACCAACACCGTGGCCTGCACCAACAAGGTGACCGGAATTGTGGATGGTGTCGCCCAGAATGCGGCAACCACTCACGCGGCCTCCAAGACCGTTCTGAGCTCCGCGGAAAGCATGTCCTCCAACGCCGGGCAGCTCACCGAAGCAGTGGCGGCCTTCTTCAAATCGCTGAAGAAAGGCCCGCTCGACCAGCAGGACAGCGAAGCCGCCTAG
- a CDS encoding PAS domain-containing protein: MTQYKVTPTGVERFFSERDLIVSKTDTRGRITYANNIFRDIAGFDGKALENAPHSLIRHPDMPRCVFKLLWDTIEAGGEIFAYVVNMSANGDHYWVLAHVTPSYGESGKIIGYHSNRRVPNRRIVDDIITPLYAQLRQTEQQADNRKTGMQAGHDQLVSILQSKGVSYDELIHTL, from the coding sequence ATGACCCAGTACAAGGTCACCCCGACGGGGGTGGAACGGTTCTTTTCCGAACGGGACCTGATCGTTTCGAAAACAGACACGCGCGGGCGCATTACCTACGCCAACAACATCTTTCGGGATATTGCGGGTTTCGATGGCAAGGCTCTGGAGAATGCGCCGCACAGCCTCATCCGCCACCCGGACATGCCGCGCTGTGTCTTCAAGCTGCTGTGGGACACGATAGAGGCCGGCGGAGAGATCTTCGCCTATGTGGTCAACATGTCCGCGAACGGCGACCACTACTGGGTGTTGGCCCATGTCACGCCGTCCTATGGCGAGAGCGGCAAGATCATCGGCTATCATTCCAATCGCCGAGTGCCCAACCGCCGGATTGTCGACGACATCATCACCCCGCTTTACGCCCAGCTGCGACAGACAGAACAGCAGGCGGACAACCGCAAGACCGGCATGCAGGCCGGTCACGATCAGCTGGTATCGATCCTTCAATCGAAAGGCGTGAGCTATGACGAGCTCATTCACACTCTTTAA
- the trhO gene encoding oxygen-dependent tRNA uridine(34) hydroxylase TrhO encodes MNEFLVAALYMFTPLDDFEAMRSPLKAYCEERDVRGSLLLAGEGINGTICGPEAGVREVLAHLRSDPRLAGLNHKEAWTHRHVFKRMKVRLKQEIVRLAVDGIDPNEIVGEYVKPEDWNALISDPDVVVIDTRNDYEFAFGTFERALNPKTQSFREFPAWVDGEDELQKKPKVAMFCTGGIRCEKATAWMLKNGFEEVYHLEGGILNYLEKVPEADSLWKGECFVFDDRVSVDHQLQPRWGEWIPEEARHIINEDTDYEKSARAEADDEDVEQQIVRAVS; translated from the coding sequence ATGAACGAATTTCTCGTTGCCGCCCTTTATATGTTTACGCCGCTCGACGACTTCGAGGCCATGCGCAGTCCACTCAAGGCCTATTGCGAGGAACGGGATGTGCGCGGGAGCCTGCTGCTTGCAGGAGAGGGTATCAACGGCACGATATGCGGGCCGGAAGCCGGTGTGCGAGAGGTCCTTGCGCATCTGCGGTCGGATCCGCGGCTTGCCGGGCTGAACCACAAGGAAGCCTGGACCCACCGACATGTCTTCAAGCGCATGAAGGTGAGGCTCAAACAGGAGATCGTGCGGCTTGCGGTTGACGGGATCGACCCGAACGAGATCGTCGGCGAATACGTCAAGCCGGAAGACTGGAATGCCCTAATCTCCGATCCGGATGTCGTCGTCATCGACACGCGCAACGACTACGAATTCGCTTTCGGCACCTTCGAGCGGGCGCTCAATCCGAAAACCCAGTCGTTCCGGGAATTCCCGGCCTGGGTGGACGGCGAAGACGAGCTTCAGAAAAAGCCGAAGGTCGCCATGTTCTGCACCGGTGGCATCCGCTGTGAAAAGGCGACGGCCTGGATGCTGAAAAACGGCTTCGAGGAAGTCTATCACCTGGAAGGCGGCATCCTGAACTATCTGGAGAAGGTGCCGGAAGCCGACAGCCTCTGGAAGGGCGAATGTTTCGTCTTCGACGACCGGGTGTCCGTCGACCATCAGCTGCAGCCACGCTGGGGAGAATGGATCCCCGAAGAGGCCCGTCACATCATCAATGAGGACACCGACTACGAGAAGAGTGCTCGCGCTGAAGCTGATGACGAAGACGTCGAACAGCAGATCGTCAGGGCCGTTTCTTAA
- a CDS encoding SMP-30/gluconolactonase/LRE family protein, producing MTHTITRFIDTTYQLAECPTWDDRLNRLLWADIQGRSIQSMDWASREITTWQFDNEVGSFGLTDDDRLIVSVWDKIVLFDPESGACEVLAEVQADEPRTRLNDGKVGPDGAFWVGTMDTSSPREPIAGLYRVDGSGDVAEIRDELQCSNGLAWTPDGTYMYHSDTSPGWIEYYGFDPETGALGSKMLYAQQTNDTGRPDGAAVDTEGNYWSAGVSAGVLNCFAPDGNLLAAIKLPVDKPTMPCFCGPDLDHLIVTSIKQPADPTAVEPDTLSGGLFLVEGHGKTGLKTYRFRTAKS from the coding sequence GTGACCCATACGATCACCCGTTTCATCGATACGACTTACCAGCTTGCAGAATGTCCGACCTGGGACGACAGATTGAACCGCTTGCTCTGGGCTGACATCCAGGGCCGCTCCATCCAGTCCATGGATTGGGCCAGCCGCGAGATCACCACATGGCAATTCGACAATGAGGTCGGTTCCTTCGGCCTGACGGATGACGATCGCCTGATTGTCAGCGTGTGGGACAAGATCGTTCTGTTCGATCCCGAAAGCGGTGCCTGCGAGGTTCTGGCGGAAGTTCAGGCTGATGAGCCGCGCACACGGTTGAACGACGGCAAGGTCGGTCCGGATGGGGCCTTCTGGGTCGGCACCATGGACACCAGCTCACCGCGTGAACCGATAGCCGGTCTTTACCGGGTCGACGGCAGCGGCGACGTTGCCGAGATCCGTGACGAACTGCAATGCTCCAACGGGCTCGCGTGGACGCCGGACGGCACCTACATGTACCACTCCGACACCTCCCCCGGCTGGATCGAATATTACGGCTTCGACCCGGAGACCGGTGCACTTGGCTCCAAGATGCTGTACGCCCAGCAGACCAACGACACCGGACGGCCGGATGGCGCAGCGGTCGACACCGAAGGCAACTATTGGAGCGCAGGGGTATCCGCCGGCGTTCTCAACTGCTTTGCTCCGGACGGCAACCTGCTTGCCGCCATCAAGCTTCCGGTCGACAAGCCCACCATGCCCTGCTTTTGCGGCCCGGATCTGGACCATTTGATCGTCACCAGCATCAAGCAGCCCGCCGACCCGACCGCGGTCGAACCCGACACATTGTCAGGCGGCCTGTTCCTGGTGGAAGGTCACGGCAAGACCGGCTTGAAGACCTACCGGTTCAGGACAGCAAAAAGCTGA
- a CDS encoding Lrp/AsnC family transcriptional regulator, protein MKLDRLDQKILNVLQSDGRIANADLAEKVGLSPSACLRRMRALEEAGIIEKYVALLDQKKLGRHMDVFVEISLTGQSKETLENFERAVARSGEIMECFLMAGDADYILRLSARDPIDFERIHRDHLAQLPGVLRMKSSFAIRPIVRRTAIPLNGET, encoded by the coding sequence ATGAAACTCGATCGCCTCGACCAAAAGATCCTGAACGTTCTGCAAAGCGACGGCCGCATCGCCAACGCGGACCTGGCGGAAAAGGTGGGGCTTTCCCCTTCCGCCTGTTTGCGGCGCATGCGCGCGCTGGAGGAAGCCGGCATCATCGAAAAATACGTCGCGCTTCTGGACCAGAAGAAACTCGGCCGGCACATGGACGTTTTCGTGGAAATCTCGCTGACCGGTCAGTCCAAGGAAACGCTTGAGAATTTCGAACGCGCCGTGGCCCGGTCCGGCGAAATCATGGAGTGTTTCCTGATGGCGGGTGATGCCGATTACATTCTGCGCCTCTCGGCCCGTGACCCGATCGACTTCGAACGCATCCACCGCGACCACCTTGCCCAGCTCCCAGGCGTTCTCAGAATGAAATCGTCCTTCGCCATCCGGCCGATCGTCAGACGCACGGCGATTCCCCTGAATGGCGAAACATGA
- the ald gene encoding alanine dehydrogenase codes for MRIGVPKEIKNHEYRVGLTPNSVLEMVAHGHEVVVETNAGVGIGASDADYEAAGAKILATAKEVFDAANMIVKVKEPQAVERAMLRPDHILFTYLHLAPDAEQTADLVKSGATCIAYETVVDARGGLPLLVPMSQVAGRLSVIAGAKALEKAQGGSGTLVGGVPGVEPAKVVVIGGGVVGSHAITMALGLGADVTVLDRSTAVLGNLSQTFGPALKTVYSTKAALEKHVLEADMVVGAVLVAGAAAPKLVSRELVSRMKPGSVLVDVAIDQGGCFETSKATTHSEPTYIIDEVVHYCVANMPGAVPKTSTYALNNATLPFALALADKGAKKALLDDPHFLPGLNVIGGQVTCEAVATALGYAYVDPKVALEQAKESAAA; via the coding sequence ATGCGCATTGGTGTGCCGAAAGAAATCAAAAACCACGAGTATCGGGTTGGTCTGACCCCGAACAGTGTTCTTGAAATGGTGGCACATGGCCACGAAGTTGTCGTTGAAACCAATGCCGGTGTCGGCATCGGCGCCAGCGATGCCGACTACGAAGCAGCAGGCGCGAAGATCCTGGCAACAGCCAAGGAAGTCTTCGATGCCGCGAATATGATCGTGAAGGTCAAGGAACCGCAGGCCGTCGAACGCGCCATGCTGCGCCCCGACCACATTCTCTTCACCTATCTGCACCTGGCGCCAGACGCGGAGCAGACCGCGGACCTGGTAAAGTCCGGTGCGACCTGCATTGCCTATGAAACCGTTGTCGATGCTCGCGGCGGTCTGCCGCTTCTGGTGCCGATGTCCCAGGTTGCCGGCCGCCTGTCGGTGATTGCCGGCGCCAAGGCGCTGGAAAAGGCCCAGGGTGGCTCCGGCACGCTCGTGGGCGGTGTTCCCGGCGTCGAACCGGCCAAGGTCGTTGTCATCGGCGGTGGTGTGGTCGGCTCGCATGCCATTACCATGGCGCTTGGCCTCGGAGCCGATGTCACCGTTCTCGACCGGTCTACCGCCGTTCTGGGCAATCTCTCACAGACGTTCGGTCCGGCTCTGAAAACCGTCTATTCGACCAAGGCTGCCCTGGAGAAACATGTGCTGGAAGCTGACATGGTCGTCGGTGCGGTGCTGGTTGCCGGTGCGGCGGCTCCAAAGCTGGTCTCACGCGAGCTGGTCAGCCGCATGAAGCCGGGCTCGGTTCTCGTTGATGTTGCCATCGACCAGGGCGGTTGCTTCGAAACCTCCAAGGCAACGACGCATTCCGAGCCGACCTACATCATCGATGAAGTCGTTCACTACTGCGTCGCCAACATGCCGGGCGCCGTGCCGAAGACGTCCACCTACGCGCTGAACAACGCCACCCTGCCGTTCGCTCTTGCACTGGCAGACAAGGGGGCCAAGAAGGCGCTGCTCGATGATCCGCACTTCCTGCCAGGCCTTAACGTGATCGGCGGTCAGGTGACCTGTGAGGCGGTCGCAACCGCTCTCGGCTATGCCTACGTCGATCCGAAGGTTGCTCTTGAGCAGGCCAAGGAAAGCGCTGCAGCCTGA
- a CDS encoding glycine zipper domain-containing protein, producing MRSVLAAASLAIVLTGCANTESQRDRMLIGAGLGAATGATIGAVAGSTVNATLAGAALGAVGGGLIGVVTTPRNCIATDEQGTPYKVRCP from the coding sequence ATGAGATCCGTCCTTGCAGCCGCAAGTCTCGCCATTGTGCTGACAGGTTGCGCCAACACCGAAAGTCAACGGGACAGGATGCTGATCGGGGCAGGTCTCGGTGCAGCAACGGGCGCCACGATCGGCGCCGTTGCCGGTTCCACGGTGAACGCGACCCTTGCAGGCGCCGCTCTCGGCGCCGTCGGAGGCGGCCTGATCGGTGTCGTCACCACCCCACGCAACTGCATTGCCACGGATGAACAGGGCACACCTTACAAGGTCCGCTGCCCGTAA
- a CDS encoding lipoprotein, with amino-acid sequence MKKILLVALAAIALAGCQSSSQRDRALVGGGLGAATGAIVGAAAGAGAAPVLAGAAIGAAGGAVIGAATTPKNCVAHDRYGNPYRVACP; translated from the coding sequence ATGAAAAAGATCCTGCTGGTGGCCCTTGCGGCCATCGCCCTCGCCGGCTGTCAGTCAAGCAGCCAGAGAGACCGCGCGCTTGTCGGCGGTGGCCTTGGTGCCGCGACCGGCGCCATTGTCGGTGCCGCCGCCGGTGCCGGTGCAGCTCCGGTTCTCGCCGGTGCCGCTATCGGTGCTGCGGGTGGCGCTGTTATCGGCGCTGCGACCACGCCGAAAAACTGCGTGGCGCATGACCGGTATGGCAACCCTTACCGAGTCGCCTGCCCGTAA
- a CDS encoding glycine zipper domain-containing protein, translating into MKKLLLIAASAAFLAGCQSDSQRDRALVGGGLGAATGAVIGAAAGNGVGPALAGAAIGAAGGAIIGSATTPKNCVAYDRYGNPYRVACP; encoded by the coding sequence ATGAAGAAACTCCTTCTGATTGCCGCTTCGGCCGCATTTCTGGCAGGTTGCCAGTCTGACAGTCAAAGGGATCGCGCGCTTGTTGGCGGCGGTCTTGGTGCGGCAACCGGTGCCGTGATCGGTGCCGCCGCCGGTAACGGCGTAGGCCCGGCCCTCGCCGGTGCGGCAATCGGTGCAGCAGGCGGTGCCATCATCGGCTCTGCAACGACACCCAAGAACTGTGTCGCCTACGACCGGTATGGCAACCCGTACCGCGTCGCCTGCCCCTGA
- a CDS encoding glycine zipper domain-containing protein, whose product MKKLVLLAAVGLALAGCQSDSSRDRALVGGGLGAATGAAIGAAATGDVGGALVGGAIGAAGGAIVGSATTPKNCVAYDRYGNPYRVACP is encoded by the coding sequence ATGAAAAAACTAGTTCTGCTCGCAGCAGTAGGCCTTGCCCTGGCGGGCTGCCAATCCGATAGCTCACGCGACCGCGCCCTCGTAGGCGGTGGTCTTGGCGCGGCAACCGGTGCAGCAATCGGTGCTGCGGCAACCGGCGATGTCGGCGGCGCCCTGGTTGGCGGTGCAATCGGTGCAGCCGGTGGTGCAATTGTCGGCAGTGCAACGACTCCGAAGAACTGCGTCGCCTACGACCGCTACGGCAATCCTTACCGGGTCGCTTGCCCGTAA
- the pgi gene encoding glucose-6-phosphate isomerase, which yields MALEAAFEALNRQAEQLKGTSLRQLFAADPNRFDTFSASTDDLLLDYSKSRIDDKAFNLLLDLARAADVEGKRAAMFAGEKINGTEKRAVLHTALRNQSDQPVLVDGADVMPDVRAVLDAMADFAEAVRSGELTSSTGDAFTDVVNIGIGGSDLGPVMTTIALSPYHDGPELHYVSNVDGAHIADTLEKLDPATTLIIVASKTFTTIETMTNAQTARKWIAGTLGEEAVGDHFAAVSTALDKVAAFGIDESRVFGFWDWVGGRYSVWSAIGLPLMIAIGPDAFSDFLSGAHAMDTHFAEAPLENNLPVLMALIGVWNRDALDLSARAVLPYDQRLSRLPAYLQQLDMESNGKHVKLDGSPVTEETGPLVWGEPGTNGQHAFYQLLHQGTTVIPCEFLIAANGHEEDLKHHHDLLVANCLAQSEALMLGRTLDEAKALLSASGMAADEVDRLAPHKVFPGDRPSMTLVYDQLTPFALGRLIALYEHRVFVEGVIWGINSFDQWGVELGKELATALLPMVKGEVSADSKDASTKGLLAALKS from the coding sequence ATGGCGCTAGAAGCAGCATTTGAGGCTCTCAACCGGCAGGCGGAACAATTGAAGGGCACCTCCCTGCGGCAACTGTTTGCGGCCGACCCCAACCGGTTCGACACGTTCTCCGCCAGCACAGACGACCTGTTGCTCGATTATTCCAAGTCCCGGATCGACGACAAGGCGTTCAACCTGCTGCTCGACCTTGCCCGCGCTGCGGACGTGGAAGGCAAGCGTGCGGCCATGTTTGCCGGCGAGAAGATCAACGGCACCGAAAAGCGCGCCGTCCTGCACACAGCACTTCGCAACCAGTCGGACCAGCCGGTTCTGGTCGACGGCGCGGATGTGATGCCCGATGTACGTGCGGTTCTGGACGCGATGGCGGATTTTGCCGAAGCGGTTCGCTCCGGCGAACTGACCTCATCCACCGGCGACGCCTTTACCGACGTGGTCAACATCGGCATCGGCGGCTCGGACCTCGGGCCGGTCATGACGACAATCGCGCTCAGCCCCTATCATGATGGTCCGGAGCTGCACTACGTTTCGAACGTGGATGGCGCCCATATTGCCGATACGCTGGAAAAACTCGACCCGGCCACGACGCTGATCATCGTTGCCTCGAAGACCTTCACCACCATCGAGACCATGACCAACGCGCAGACCGCGCGCAAATGGATTGCCGGCACTCTTGGCGAAGAGGCTGTCGGCGACCACTTCGCCGCCGTCTCCACCGCCCTCGACAAGGTTGCCGCCTTCGGCATCGACGAAAGCCGCGTCTTCGGTTTCTGGGACTGGGTCGGCGGCCGGTATTCCGTCTGGTCGGCCATCGGCCTGCCTCTCATGATCGCCATCGGACCGGACGCCTTCAGTGACTTTCTGTCCGGCGCCCATGCGATGGACACCCATTTCGCCGAAGCCCCGCTTGAAAACAACCTGCCGGTTCTGATGGCTCTGATCGGCGTCTGGAACCGGGACGCGCTTGACCTTTCCGCCCGCGCCGTCCTGCCCTACGACCAGCGCCTGTCACGCCTGCCCGCGTATCTGCAGCAGCTCGACATGGAATCGAACGGCAAGCACGTAAAGCTGGACGGCAGCCCCGTGACCGAGGAAACCGGACCACTGGTCTGGGGCGAACCAGGCACGAATGGTCAGCACGCGTTCTATCAGCTCCTGCACCAGGGCACGACTGTCATCCCGTGTGAATTCCTGATTGCCGCCAACGGCCATGAAGAAGACCTGAAACATCATCACGACCTTCTGGTCGCGAACTGCCTGGCCCAGTCCGAAGCCCTGATGCTCGGCCGGACGCTTGACGAGGCAAAGGCACTCCTCAGCGCTTCCGGAATGGCTGCAGACGAAGTCGATCGTCTGGCACCCCACAAGGTGTTCCCGGGTGACAGGCCCTCCATGACCCTTGTCTATGACCAGCTGACACCTTTCGCACTCGGCCGCCTGATCGCCCTTTACGAGCACCGGGTTTTCGTTGAAGGCGTGATCTGGGGAATCAACTCCTTCGACCAGTGGGGCGTGGAACTGGGCAAGGAACTGGCCACTGCCCTGCTGCCTATGGTCAAGGGCGAAGTCTCTGCAGATTCCAAGGACGCCTCGACCAAAGGCTTGCTTGCCGCCCTGAAAAGTTGA
- a CDS encoding delta-class carbonic anhydrase, with amino-acid sequence MAKYIGLTIAALVGLGFLSQAQAEELCQGFGPQTPRDISQTAGLNTSSVSIAPSADKLNLCNIHTHTNAEHKGPGFTVFAGDGDHGGYKCNETADLTEAELAEPAGSAFHGVKPGDTIEVHWVHTSCNITPGEGLGSCLSDACANPQLRVEAQVFLVVNDPKALSFLDFDYDGNIVNGLHQAKSLPEGTGTPVTFIGSTTGPSFTQATCSPLQVTWSVNPQCAKLDINSLNAWAEKGNVFKEDHSHGIRQLVTAPELLAPISN; translated from the coding sequence ATGGCGAAATACATCGGACTCACAATTGCGGCCCTCGTGGGCCTCGGTTTTCTCTCCCAGGCTCAGGCAGAAGAGCTCTGTCAGGGTTTCGGCCCGCAAACACCACGCGATATCTCGCAGACTGCAGGACTGAACACGTCTTCTGTCTCGATAGCGCCGTCCGCCGACAAGCTGAACCTGTGCAACATCCACACGCACACCAACGCGGAACACAAGGGGCCGGGCTTCACCGTCTTTGCCGGCGATGGCGATCATGGCGGTTACAAGTGCAACGAGACCGCCGACCTGACCGAGGCTGAACTGGCAGAACCCGCCGGGTCAGCTTTCCATGGCGTCAAGCCCGGCGACACGATCGAAGTCCACTGGGTGCATACATCCTGCAACATCACCCCAGGTGAAGGACTCGGTTCTTGCCTGAGCGATGCCTGCGCCAATCCGCAACTTCGTGTCGAGGCCCAGGTCTTCCTTGTCGTGAATGATCCCAAGGCACTGAGCTTTCTCGACTTCGATTATGACGGCAACATCGTGAATGGCCTGCATCAGGCCAAGTCATTGCCGGAAGGCACGGGTACGCCGGTCACCTTCATCGGGTCGACAACAGGGCCCAGTTTCACCCAGGCGACTTGCTCCCCGCTCCAGGTGACCTGGAGCGTGAATCCGCAATGCGCCAAGCTGGACATCAACTCGCTCAACGCCTGGGCGGAAAAAGGCAATGTCTTCAAGGAAGACCATTCCCACGGCATTCGCCAACTTGTGACAGCCCCAGAATTGCTGGCCCCTATTTCCAATTGA
- a CDS encoding PilZ domain-containing protein produces the protein MNSENKSHGLTHLLDQPDAEEEVLVVDFDNLSVINAVASNVSEWGFRLTSPDIGELYKNIGVRPKDASKLVKAHVTSVKGNDAAVVFAKSEKSVSDKRREKRNNVSIPVKIADLDGITEISGTIVDAGKNGCRITAKGLTALPEEVLLTMKKFERPVVAEFAWRNDTSAGMRLLWDRTLEQDDDHGDDDETDVTSETDTEEAQSV, from the coding sequence ATGAATTCCGAAAACAAATCACACGGTCTGACCCATCTGCTCGATCAACCTGATGCCGAGGAAGAAGTCCTCGTGGTTGATTTCGACAATCTCTCGGTCATCAACGCGGTTGCATCCAACGTCAGCGAGTGGGGCTTCCGGTTGACCTCTCCGGATATCGGCGAGCTTTACAAGAACATCGGGGTTCGGCCCAAGGATGCAAGCAAACTGGTGAAGGCTCACGTCACTTCCGTAAAGGGCAATGATGCCGCTGTGGTCTTCGCCAAGAGCGAGAAATCCGTTTCGGACAAGCGTCGCGAAAAACGGAACAACGTCAGCATTCCGGTAAAGATCGCAGACCTGGACGGAATTACGGAAATCAGTGGCACGATCGTTGATGCCGGCAAGAACGGTTGCCGCATAACTGCCAAAGGTCTGACAGCGCTTCCAGAGGAAGTTCTGCTGACGATGAAAAAATTCGAAAGGCCAGTCGTCGCCGAATTCGCCTGGCGAAATGACACCTCCGCCGGCATGCGTCTCTTGTGGGATCGGACGCTTGAGCAGGACGACGATCACGGAGACGACGACGAGACCGACGTCACCTCAGAAACGGATACCGAAGAAGCCCAGAGCGTCTGA
- a CDS encoding PRC-barrel domain-containing protein: MKRIITATAMSLMLTTSLYAANEVKPLQTYEFNESANMSDVLASDLIGMRIYSVEENYDRFNEDYQAQADEEKDWDDIGEVNDVILGFDGSVKAVILGVGGFLGIGEKDIALPMEQLKVVREQDDADSYFLVVNANKDVLTNAAAYENPYADEAETAATQTSEGMEKPADTAMTTETDTSTETAMSQDSDAGVTAAPETAMAPQTDADGRALLPRAEVEREGYTEAVVAELTADDLEGATIYDANDEDIGEIDSLIVSQDGTIEKVILDVGGFLGIGEREVAVTFDELQIIRNEDGSDLRVYVGATKEELEAQPDYVAE; the protein is encoded by the coding sequence ATGAAACGGATTATCACCGCTACCGCGATGTCCTTGATGCTGACAACATCACTTTACGCGGCAAACGAAGTAAAACCGCTCCAGACTTATGAATTCAATGAGTCTGCAAACATGAGTGATGTTCTTGCATCTGATCTGATTGGCATGCGGATCTACTCGGTCGAAGAAAACTATGACCGGTTCAACGAAGACTATCAGGCTCAGGCTGACGAAGAAAAAGACTGGGACGACATCGGTGAAGTCAACGATGTGATCCTTGGCTTCGACGGCTCGGTAAAGGCCGTTATCCTGGGTGTCGGTGGTTTCCTTGGTATTGGCGAGAAAGACATCGCCCTTCCGATGGAGCAGCTGAAGGTTGTCCGCGAGCAGGATGACGCCGATAGCTACTTCCTGGTGGTCAACGCCAACAAGGACGTGCTGACCAATGCTGCGGCGTATGAGAACCCGTATGCTGACGAAGCGGAAACGGCTGCCACACAGACTTCTGAAGGTATGGAGAAGCCTGCTGATACGGCAATGACGACGGAAACCGACACGTCGACCGAAACCGCGATGAGCCAGGATAGCGACGCCGGCGTGACGGCTGCTCCGGAAACTGCAATGGCGCCCCAGACCGATGCTGATGGTCGTGCGCTTCTGCCGCGTGCCGAAGTCGAGCGTGAAGGCTACACCGAAGCGGTTGTTGCCGAACTTACTGCCGACGATCTTGAAGGTGCCACCATCTACGACGCCAACGATGAAGACATCGGTGAGATCGATTCACTCATCGTGAGCCAAGACGGTACCATCGAAAAGGTCATCCTTGATGTTGGCGGCTTCCTGGGTATCGGCGAGCGTGAAGTTGCCGTCACCTTTGACGAGCTGCAGATCATTCGCAACGAAGACGGTTCGGACCTGCGCGTCTATGTAGGCGCCACCAAGGAAGAACTGGAAGCTCAGCCGGACTACGTCGCTGAGTAA